One Mycoplasmoides pneumoniae FH genomic region harbors:
- a CDS encoding lipoprotein: MNKKSIWSKTAFGSLFLLLGTAFTACSNYDFQANLTSLNQLRTSANKDINLTQDKNTLIDALKTAFENNSEGTTKVLLDAWKFSLYDAKILEKQDPVKFVKAFGSGKSKEDIEPSAGVRGLRFVERFGDNTASLIKNAILLDQQKVEVFNIRFKSSRDFTIQIKLNAKGNYKKSEVEKYKSQIGLQDNELGDKEEGTLEADLIFTYTPPASNLFSKSNFDKLTKSINFNTNLKLEMVGKDEVMRKILNSSAFTNNLASVNYPNQAVNLLPYVLYSIL, translated from the coding sequence ATGAATAAAAAAAGTATTTGATCTAAAACCGCTTTTGGTTCTTTGTTTCTTTTATTAGGAACAGCGTTTACTGCTTGTTCTAACTATGACTTTCAAGCTAACTTAACTAGTTTGAACCAATTGAGAACTTCAGCCAATAAAGACATTAATTTAACTCAGGACAAAAATACCTTAATTGATGCTTTAAAAACTGCCTTTGAAAATAATTCAGAAGGTACCACTAAGGTTTTACTAGATGCCTGAAAGTTTAGTCTTTATGATGCGAAGATTTTGGAAAAACAAGATCCAGTTAAATTTGTTAAAGCATTTGGTAGCGGTAAAAGTAAGGAAGACATAGAACCTAGTGCTGGCGTACGTGGTTTAAGATTTGTTGAACGTTTTGGTGATAACACAGCTAGTCTTATTAAAAATGCAATTTTATTGGATCAACAAAAAGTAGAGGTTTTTAATATTCGCTTTAAAAGTAGTCGTGATTTCACTATTCAGATTAAGCTGAATGCAAAAGGTAATTACAAAAAGAGTGAAGTCGAGAAATATAAGTCACAAATTGGTCTTCAAGATAATGAACTGGGCGATAAGGAAGAAGGCACTTTAGAAGCTGATTTAATCTTCACTTACACTCCACCTGCTTCAAATTTGTTTTCTAAGAGTAATTTTGACAAGTTAACTAAATCGATTAATTTCAATACCAATCTGAAATTAGAAATGGTTGGTAAAGACGAAGTAATGAGAAAGATTCTTAACAGTAGTGCCTTCACTAATAATCTTGCCAGTGTTAATTACCCAAACCAAGCAGTTAATTTACTGCCTTACGTACTTTACTCCATCCTCTAA
- a CDS encoding lipoprotein, protein MNKKSILSKTSLGSLFFLFGTALSACSSATTEVISSFSSAQKYFSANKKELNKRNLVTILKDSYNSDPKSTVNSLLAGWKYSLLDQKLLENPMDPSRFSKAFGSNTKDDVTPNISEKGLYLAETYPGVSSQIAQVLGVQSQKVTGFSYSWTSKTKFEVKILIKMKGKVGSDGTSQTLIKSFLGTDSKGSGSNNQNGGVTEKDFEGDQANFDGNFIFTYTQPSDGRRLASSNFDPITGTINFPADLQIEVSTSHEKLNTLMTTNTQVGMIKNRSFKGKSFNLLPFFYYALL, encoded by the coding sequence ATGAACAAAAAATCGATTTTGTCAAAGACCAGTCTAGGTTCTTTGTTTTTCCTGTTTGGCACAGCTTTAAGTGCCTGCTCCTCTGCCACCACAGAAGTAATTTCCAGTTTTAGTAGTGCCCAGAAGTACTTTAGTGCCAACAAAAAAGAACTTAATAAACGTAATCTAGTAACCATTTTGAAGGATAGTTATAATTCTGATCCCAAGTCAACAGTTAATTCTTTATTAGCTGGCTGAAAATACAGCTTGCTGGATCAAAAGTTATTGGAGAACCCAATGGATCCTTCCCGTTTTTCTAAAGCTTTTGGTTCTAACACTAAAGATGATGTTACCCCGAACATCAGTGAAAAAGGTTTATATCTTGCAGAAACTTATCCCGGTGTAAGTAGTCAAATCGCTCAAGTTCTTGGTGTCCAAAGCCAAAAGGTAACTGGTTTTTCTTATAGCTGAACTAGCAAAACCAAGTTTGAGGTCAAAATCTTAATCAAAATGAAAGGAAAAGTTGGTAGTGATGGCACAAGTCAAACTTTAATTAAGTCTTTTTTAGGTACTGATAGCAAAGGCAGTGGAAGCAATAATCAAAATGGTGGTGTAACTGAAAAAGATTTTGAAGGTGACCAAGCTAACTTTGATGGCAATTTTATCTTTACTTACACTCAACCTTCCGATGGCAGAAGACTTGCGTCCAGCAACTTTGATCCAATTACTGGAACCATCAATTTTCCTGCTGATCTCCAAATTGAGGTAAGTACTAGTCATGAAAAGTTAAACACTTTAATGACAACTAATACTCAGGTAGGAATGATTAAGAACCGCTCTTTTAAAGGCAAATCATTTAATCTTTTGCCTTTTTTTTACTACGCCCTTCTCTAA
- a CDS encoding DUF5426 family protein, with protein MKSQFKANVLAILLVSLFLINGLVFLSKTLFKLFNFRVTHSLNNYYTFNLLIKAWRSIKNDFSSLNNFVFFIERQVHNFIGLLIEQPSIEEDNQPEVIEETPKLEIVVVIEKEVINSKLSDYFCFFKYRPLFFELR; from the coding sequence ATGAAAAGCCAATTTAAAGCAAATGTACTAGCTATCTTACTAGTCTCCTTGTTTTTAATTAACGGTCTTGTTTTTCTTTCGAAAACATTATTTAAGTTATTTAATTTTCGTGTCACCCACTCATTAAATAACTACTATACCTTTAATCTGTTAATTAAAGCTTGAAGAAGTATTAAAAACGATTTTAGTTCTTTAAACAACTTTGTTTTCTTTATTGAACGCCAAGTTCATAATTTTATTGGCCTTTTAATTGAACAACCAAGCATAGAAGAAGACAATCAACCAGAAGTAATAGAAGAAACGCCTAAGTTAGAGATTGTAGTTGTCATTGAAAAGGAGGTAATTAATTCCAAACTTAGTGATTACTTCTGTTTTTTTAAATACCGCCCGCTTTTCTTTGAATTGCGTTAA
- a CDS encoding lipoprotein, giving the protein MKISLSTSFFSIEQKVEYFNLNYQSLSDFSVVAKLNYTFTWYGNDFSIGFAPKKGEKLYFDLFFTFKASPNHPFAAENFKPDSEAIDFYVSFSWRLEGKDEVSKKLFELSVFGRARAFQIDDYKINLFSYLVYVIR; this is encoded by the coding sequence TTGAAAATTTCCTTAAGCACTAGTTTCTTTAGTATCGAACAAAAGGTTGAGTATTTCAATTTGAATTACCAAAGCCTTAGTGATTTTTCAGTTGTTGCCAAATTGAACTATACCTTTACATGGTATGGCAATGATTTTTCAATAGGTTTCGCTCCAAAAAAAGGTGAAAAGCTTTATTTTGATCTCTTTTTTACTTTTAAAGCTTCTCCCAACCATCCATTTGCAGCAGAAAACTTTAAACCTGATTCAGAAGCAATCGACTTTTATGTTTCATTTAGCTGGAGATTAGAAGGAAAAGACGAAGTTAGCAAAAAACTTTTTGAATTAAGTGTTTTTGGTAGAGCAAGAGCTTTTCAAATTGATGACTACAAAATCAACCTTTTTAGTTATTTAGTTTACGTAATTAGATAA
- a CDS encoding lipoprotein: MKFKYLSTPLLFSALLFSACSSVNVGANLKSLIKETTDQDLDLSESVSTSEGKKNLISSLKKSYETNPSKTASVLLNAWKQSVENGQIESSETNWTNWKFP; this comes from the coding sequence ATGAAATTTAAATATCTATCAACTCCGTTATTATTTTCAGCTTTATTATTTAGCGCTTGTTCTAGCGTCAATGTTGGAGCTAATTTGAAAAGTCTTATTAAGGAAACCACCGATCAAGACCTTGATTTGTCTGAATCAGTTAGTACTTCTGAGGGAAAGAAGAATTTAATAAGTTCTTTAAAGAAGTCTTACGAAACTAACCCTAGCAAAACAGCTAGTGTACTCTTGAATGCCTGGAAGCAAAGTGTAGAAAACGGTCAAATAGAGAGTTCTGAAACTAATTGAACTAATTGAAAATTTCCTTAA